The genomic region TTAGTCAAATTTTGAGATCCAGAATACACTAAGTCTTCTGGTACGGCTGCGTCAAAACTCTCTGGAAATTTTTGAGCTAGTGTTTTATTAAATACGTCATGTCTAGCGCTAGTGAGACCATTTGATCCCATACCGCCATTGTATTCTGTTTCATAAGTAGCCTGACCAGAACTAGAAAGTCCCACGATAACATCACCAGCTTCAATGTTTGCATTATCGACTACATCGCTACGTTTCATACGTGCCGTTACTGTAGAATCTACGATAATGGTTCTTACTAGGTCACCAACATCTGCTGTTTCTCCGCCTGTAGAAATAATTTCTACACCATGTTTTTTAAGGTCAGCGATAAGTTCTTCAGTTCCGTTAATTATAGCACTAATCACTTCTCCTGGAATTAGATTTTTATTTCTTCCTATGGTACTAGAAAGTAAAATATTATCAGTGGCACCTACACACAATAAGTCATCGACATTCATTATTAATGCGTCTTGAGCGATTCCTTTCCATACGCTTATATCTCCAGTTTCTTTCCAGTACATGTAAGCAAGGCTGGACTTAGTGCCGGCGCCATCTGCATGCATGATAAGGCAATGGTCTGAAGAACCAGTTAACGTATCAGGTACGATTTTACAAAAGGCTTGTGGAAACAGTCCTTTATCTACATTTTTGATCGCATTGTGTACGTCTTCTTTGCCAGCGCTTACACCACGCTGTGCATATCTTTTGGAAATGTCTTGGCTCATATCGCAAATTTACTATTTACTAATAATTATGAGGTATTAAGTTTTAAGTATTAAATAAAAAGTATGAATAGGTTATTAAGATGTGATACTAGATTTTACAAATTTCTTATTCAATATGTGATTTATGATAATTTACGGCTACGCTTTCGCGAAAGCATGTACAAAAAAGCCTCTAATAATTAAATTAGAGGCTTTTATTTCATTTATGATTTAGTTAAACTAACGTGTAAATAATAATTCACGGTACTTTGTAAGTGGCCATAATTCATCGTCTACTAATAATTCTAGTTTATCACAGCTATAACGGATCACGTCAAAGTAAGGCTTTACTTTATCACAGTATTGAGCTGCAGTATCTTCAGCACTCTTTGCGTTGTTTGCTTTTTTACGAGCCTCAGTCATTTCTGTAATTCCTTTATTGATCTTCTCAATATGCTCTGAGATTTCTTCAATAAGAATCATTTGCTCTTTTGCTACTTTCTTGAATTCTTTACCGTAGATTTCTTTTAATCCTACTACGTTTTCTATCAATCTGTTTTGATATTTAACTGCTGTAGGAATCACATGATTACGTGCGATGTCACCTAGAATGCGTCCTTCAATCTGGATGCGCATTGCATATTCTTCAACTTCAATTTCATAACGAGATTCTGTCTCGATCTTACTCATGATGTTTAAGTCTTCAAAAAGCTTTATAGTTTTCTTAGAAACTTTTGCTTTAAGAGCTGTAGGCGTAGTTTTATTATTACTTAAGCCACGTTTTTTAGCTTCTTTTTCCCATGCTTCTCCATATCCATCACCTTCAAAACGTATCTTTTTAGATTGCTTGATGTACTCACGTAATACATTAAAGATAGCTTCGTCCTTCTTAAGCTTTTTGTCTTTAATTAAAGCATCTACTTCTGATTTGAACTCAATTAATTGTTGTGCAACAATCGCGTTTAAAACCGTCATTGGGTTTGCACAATTTGCTGTAGAACCTACGGCACGTAATTCAAATTTATTTCCTGTAAACGCAAATGGTGATGTGCGGTTACGGTCTGTATTATCTAAAATGACTTCTGGAATTTTACCAACAACATTAAGTTTAAGGTCTGTCTTCTCTTCTGGAGAAAGTTTTCCATCAGTTACTTTTTCAAGTTCGTCAAGAACTTTAGTTAATTGCGAACCGATGAATACAGAAATAATAGCCGGTGGCGCTTCATTTGCTCCTAGACGGTGGTCGTTAGATGCACTAGCGATGGTAGCTCTAATTAATTCTTCATTATCATGTACGGCTTTAATTGTATTTACAAAGAATGTTAAGAATTGTAAATTCTTCATAGGTGTGCTACCTGGTGATAATAGATTCACACCAGTATTAGTAGCTAGAGACCAGTTATTGTGTTTTCCAGAACCATTTACTCCTGCAAATGGCTTCTCGTGGAATAATACTTTAAAGTTGTGACGTGAAGCGACTTTGCGCATCACATCCATTAATAAAGAGTTATGATCTACCGCAAGGTTTGCTTCTTCAAAAATAGGAGCAAGCTCAAACTGATTAGGAGCCACCTCATTATGACGTGTTTTAACAGGTATACCTAATAGCATACATTCTGTTTCCATGTCACGCATATAATTTAATACTCTAGAAGGTATAGATCCAAAGTAATGATCATCTAGTTGTTGTCCTTTAGCAGATGAGTGACCTAATAATGTACGACCAGCTAGTTGTAAATCTGGACGTGAGTCAGCAAGTGCAGCGTCTATTAAAAAGTATTCTTGTTCCCATCCTAAAGTTGCGATTACTTTAGAAACGTTTTTGTCAAAATATTTACAAACATCAGTTGCTGCTTGATCTACAACTTGTAATGATCTTAAAAGTGGAGTTTTATTATCTAGGGCTTCTCCTGTGTAAGCGATAAATACAGTAGGAATACATAAGGTAGTTCCCATTATAAAAGCTGGAGATGTAGGATCCCAAGCAGTGTATCCACGAGCTTCAAAGGTGTTTCTTATTCCACCATTAGGGAAAGAAGAGGCATCTGGCTCTTGTTGAACTAATTGTCCACCACCAAATTTCTCAATCACTTCACCATCCATTTCTAGTTCAAAGAAAGCATCATGTTTCTCTGCAGTTCCACCGGTAAGAGGTTGAAACCAGTGCGTGTAGTGTGTTGCGCCATTTTGAATAGACCATTCTTTCATACCTGTTGAAATATGATCTGCTACTTCACGACTTATTTTTGTGCCGTTTTCCATAGCATCTATGACACTTTTATAGGCTTGCTTCGTCAAATGCTGACGCATCGCGTGTTTATTGAAAACATTCTTACCGAATATTTCACTACGACGTTTTGGTTCATTCACTTCAATAGGCTGGCGATTGAGTGTTTCTTTTAAAGCGTTAAATCTTAATGTAGACATGATGTGGTGTTATTTTTATAATAATACACCGCAAAAGTAATACTTTTTATAAATCAACCCTTGTATTTTTAGGGATGTAATATCAACAAAACATTAAATTATGTCAATAACCCCTAATTAGATTAGGGTTGCAAATGCTAAGTAAAGGAATAGTACGTATGATGCTAAGTAAAGAATTCCTTTATATCTTGAAATATTATATGCCTTGGGTAAAAAGGCGAGTGGTAATAGTGCAAATGCTATTCCCAGCATCCAAAAGATATCATTATTTAATAATCCCATTCCTTTTTCTTCAATTTGGATAGGTTGAATTAATGCTGTAATTCCTAGAACAGAACCTATGTTGAATATGTTTGACCCTATAAGGTTTCCTAGAGAAATGGCTTTTTCTTTTTTCAAAGCAGCGATTATGGAAGCCGCAAGTTCTGGTACAGATGTTCCTATGGCGACCATAGATACCGCAATAATACTTTCGGGAATACCTAAACTTGCTGCAATATCTACTGCACCTTCCACAAGCCATTCACTTCCTTTCCATAATGCAATACCACCTAGTATAAGAAACATAATGATTTTCCACCATTTAGCTTCTTGAAGTTCTTCTTCTACATCTACAGCTTCTGGGTTTTTACGAGCTCTTCTTATAAGCAATACAAGAAATACAACAATACTAGCTACTAAAACGCCACCTTCCCATCGCACTAGGTTATTATCAGAAAGTAGTAATACATATAATAGAATGCTAAATGCCATCATCCATGGCCAGTTGAATTTAAAAAAATCTTTATCAATAGCTAGAGGAGCAATAAGAGCTGTCGCTCCTAGTACTAAAGCGATATTTGCGATATTTGATCCTATAACATTACCTAAGGCTAATCCTGAAAAACCATCTAGTGCAGACTGTATACTTACAATAAGTTCTGGTGCGCTAGTAGCAAAAGAAACTACTGTAAGTCCTATAATCATACGGGACAGATTGAGTTTTAAAGAAAGCCCTACTGATGATCGTACGAGAAACTCACCACCTATGACTAATAAGACTAAACCTATAATTAAGTAGAAAATACTCATAAGACAAGTAGATATATTAAAATTATGGAGTTACCTCACAAATGCAACGGAATCCAGTGTTAAGTTCACTGGTTTCATAATATGATAAAGATTTATAAATAGGCAAGTACGGGCCATTTTTAGAAAGCTCTCTCATTTCAAATATGGCCATGTGATAATCATCTTGAATCCTTCTGAATTTATAGAAATCACCAGCATAGCTATATATCTCATCTTGGTATGTAAGAAGCTTTAGTTTTTTATCTAGCAAGTTTTGAGCTGCAATCATTTCTTTTTCAGTAGGTAAACGGTATAAAACCTTAGTTGGATATTGCGATCTTTGATTTTCATTTTTACTACGTATCCCATAAACTGCATTTACCATATCAGTACGCCATTTACAAAATAGCTCAGCTTTTTCTTGTGACACTTGCACTACGGGATGCCATTGGTAATATGGATGACTTGTATAGTTACCCAATGTTAGTTTAGGTGTGACCATCAATTTAGGGTCTAAAGTAGCTCCTATCATTAATCTAGTACTACCGCTATAGGGTTGGAAAACAGAATCAGCCTCTAATCCGTAAGATGGATAGGTTTTCATTTTTTCATGTTTTTTCTCTGACCAGTAATTACCTAAATGGTCTAAAAATTCAGAATACATAAGATTAGTGACAGGAACTCTATCGATATACAAGTTATCAGTAAGTTTGATAGTTCCTGGAGGAATTGATGTGTCCTCTAATTCAATCGCTATATCATCATTATTGCTAGGTTTGGGTCCACAGCTGATTACTAAAACAAATAAAAGGAACAGAGGAAAAATCGATTTTTTAAATAAACTCATTAAGGAAAACTTAGCTGTTAAAAACATTTAATATCTTAAGACTACAAGATTACAAAATTAGACATTACATTGACGACTTTTGTAACTACTTATCATCAACTTTTATAATACATATCACAACTATGAAATTTTTTATTGACACTGCAAATCTAGATCAAATCGCCGAAGCCCAATCAATGGGTGTTCTAGATGGAGTAACTACTAATCCTTCTCTTATGGCTAAAGAAGGTATAACAGGTAGCGAGAATATTTTAAATCATTATAAAAAAATATGTGATATAGTTGATGGGCATGTAAGTGCTGAGGTTATTTCAACAGATTTTGATGGAATGGTAAAAGAAGGAGAAGCGCTAGCAGCTATGAACGATCAGATAGTAGTAAAACTACCTATGATTAAAGATGGTGTAAGAGCTTGTAAGTATTTTAGTGATAAAGGTATTAAGACTAATGTTACTTTGGTTTTTAGCCCAGGACAAGCATTGCTTGCAGCAAAAGCTGGAGCCACTTATGTATCACCATTTATAGGTAGATTAGACGATATATCTACAGATGGTTTGAACCTAATTGCAGAAATCAGAATGATTTATGATAACTATGGTTTTGAAACAGAAATTCTTGCAGCATCTGTAAGACATACCATGCATGTAATTGACTGTGCAAAATTAGGAGCAGACGTTATGACAGGACCATTAAGTTCTATTGAAGGATTGTTAAAACACCCATTAACAGATATTGGTCTTGCAAAATTCTTGGCAGATTATAATAAAGGAAACTAATTATATTTCTTTGATAATAAAAAAAAGGGCTCACATAGCGAGCCCTTTTTTTAATACTTTTATCTATTGATATATCCCAGTAAAGTAGTTTCTATTTGATAATGAAATAGATTAATACTAGGATCTATAATGGTAAGATTTTTATCAATAACCATACTGCGGTTATCATTGCGCAATGCTAGTTGCGCCGTGACCGGTGAGGTGTTTAAAATTTGATATTCCATTTGAGGATTAAAGTTGTACCTCTCATAAGCTTCTTCCCATTGATTACCTTCAGAATCATCAAGATTAATACCTATAAAGTCAATTTCAGGATACTTAAGCCTTAGGTCTTTTATTTTATCGTGCACTCTTATTGCATATTCACGCTCATCATCAGACCAGAAAAATAATACACTCAGTCTCTTAACACGGTCAGATAATTCCATTTTATCTTTAAGAGTGTTTTGGATTTTGATGTTGGGCATTTCATTACCAGGATCTAATTTAATGTAGGTAGATGCGGTAGTAGTAATTCGGTTTTTTAATTCAGCATCGTCGGTCATATGTGTAAAAACATCTACTAACTCATTAATCTCATTAGCGTTTTTACGATTCATAATAAAATGCTGCGTGATGTTAGAAGCAAAAATATCTTTTATAATGCCGCGAGTAAATAAACTATCAATAACGGCTAGTCTCTTCTTTTGATACTTTAAACTAGAACGGTTTACTAAAACACCTGAGCCTAGTTCTTCTGCTAGACTAGTAAATGCTAGATTAGAAATAAGTGAGTTCACATAAGGTCTAAAAGCAATATTATTAAGTAATGACTTGTCATCTAGATCAAACTCTTTTCTATAGGAGTAAAAAGACGCAGGTAACTCTTTACTGTCTAAAAAATCATTTTTACCGTAATGTACAAAAGGGAAACGTTCTATTTTAGACCACATAGAAAATTTGATAACCTTATCTGCATGGCATAAAAAGTCAGGATCAAAAGAGTGCTCTTTTGCAATAGTTTCTAGATGTAGTAATCTAGCCTCAGTAATGCTGTCTAGTACCTTTTTAAAATCAGAATGTGATAATTTATAATTATTTAAAAACTCACGATCATCCTTTTCAATTTGTACAAAAAGATTAATCAAATAATTATTTTCCTTGGAATGAGTTCCAGAAAAAGCAAGTGTTTCATCAAATGCCTTGGTGTTTAATCTCAATATTGTACTATCACCTGGTGATAAAAAGACTGATTGATATTCTCCTGGATGTGCAAAAGTATATAACCCAGGTTTTAATGAAAGGTAAGACTTTGAAAAGGATCCATCAGCTGCGAGAGGTATGGTATCTATTAAGCCGTTGAAGTCTTTTAAAGTTACAAAGTCCTTATGTGGATTAATAATTTTACCTGATATATAAGTAGCTGCATTAGAATTATCCTCTTTACACGACGTAGATAGTAATATCACTCCAGTTATTAAGGAGCTGATAAGAAGATAATTACGCTTTCGCGAAAGCAAACTATAAAGTGTCATTTACGGTACTAATTAGGGCCAACAACAAAAGAAAGATTTATCTACACTAAAAGTAGTTAATGAGCTGTTAAAAACAACAAAATCAATATGGTAAAAACCTAATAATATCAGTACTTTTGCACGCTCAAAGACAAAAATATGTTATCAGTTTCTAATTTATCTGTTCAATTTGGTAAACGCATCCTTTTTGATGAGGTTAACGCAAAATTTGGTGGTAGTAATTGTTATGGAATTATAGGTGCAAATGGTGCTGGAAAATCTACTTTTTTAAAGATTTTAACAGGCCAGATGGAACCTACAAGTGGTCATGTCTCGTTAGAGGCAGGAAAACGCATGTCTGTTCTAGAACAAAATCATAATGCTTATGATGATGCTACTGTTCTAGATACGGTACTGCAAGGTAATAAGCCTTTATATGATTTAAAGAAAGAAATCGATGCGCTCTATGCAGATTATACAGATGAGAATGCAGAAAGGATAGGTGAGCTTCAAGTACAATTTGAAGAAATGGATGGGTGGAATGCAGACAGTGCGGCAGCATCTTTACTATCTAATCTAGGTATAGGAGAAGAGTACCATTATACATTGATGGGTGATATGGATAATAAACTTAAAGTACGTGTGTTACTGACACAAGCTCTTTTTGGAAATCCAGATGTACTTATTATGGATGAGCCTACTAACGACCTGGATTATGAAACTATCTCGTGGCTAGAGCATTTTCTTGCTAATTATGAGAACACGGTAATAGTAGTATCACATGACCGTCACTTTTTAGATGCTGTATGTACGCATATCGCTGATATTGATTTTGGTAAAGTAAATCAATATAGTGGTAATTATACTTTCTGGTATGAGTCTTCTCAACTGGCTGCACGTCAAAAAGCGCAGGCAAATAAAAAAGCAGAAGAAAAGAAGAAAGAATTACAAGAATTTATCGCAAGATTTAGTGCAAACGTTGCTAAATCTAAACAAGCAACATCTCGTAAGAAGATGATTGATAAATTAAATATTGAAGAGATTAAACCTTCATCACGTCGTTACCCTGCAATTATTTTTGAAAGAGAAAGAGAAGCCGGTGATCAAATATTGAATGTAGAAAAACTAGCAGCTTCTATAGATGGTGAGGTTTTATTTAAAGATGTAAATATAAACCTTGCAAAAGGTGATAAGGTGGTAGTGTTTTCTCGAGATAGTCGTGCTACAACAGCGTTTTATGAAATCATCAACGATAAAATGAAAGCAGACTCTGGTTCATACATGTGGGGAATCACAACAATTCAGAGTTACTTACCTGTTGATAATGCTGAGTTTTTTGACGTTGATTTAAACTTAGTAGATTGGTTAAGGCAATATGCTCAAACAGAAGAAGAGCGTGAAGAAGTTCATTTACGAGGATTTTTAGGTAAGATGATTTTTTCTGGAGAAGAGGCGTTAAAAAGTGCTAAAGTACTTTCTGGAGGAGAAAAAGTAAGATGTATGTTATCTCGCATGATGATGAAGAGAGCAAACGTACTAATAGTAGATGAACCTACAAACCACCTTGACCTAGAGTCCATACAGGCATTGAATAATAGTTTAAAAAACTTTAAAGGGACAGTGATGCTTACGACACATGATCACGAGTTTGCACAAACGGTAGGTAATCGTGTTATTGAATTAACACCTAATGGAGTTATCGATCGCTACACGACCTTTGAAGAATATATGGATGATAAAGCGATTAAAGAATTAAGAAATAAGATGTACAATTCTTAAAACTACATTCTAATAAAAAAAGCCCGTTTCTATATTTTTAGAAACGGGCTTTTTTTATTAGAATTTTAACTACTAAAGGTCTAGGTGTTTGTTTTTTTGTGCTTAAAATATTCAAAAGCTCTATATAATCCTAGAGTGACTAAGAATATGGAACCTGCTAATTGAAGATTAGAAATATCTTTGTTTAATATGAATCGTTCATATATTTTCCATGTTCCTAAACCTAAAAATGCAAGTCCTAGAAAAAATTTGAAGGACTCCTTATTCTGCATTTTTATTAATTAATGCATTGTAAGCTACTACTAGCCCGTAAATTACTATTGCTACAGACAGTACTACTCGCCATGTAGGCATTTCTTCTCCTAGTATAAAATAGTTATATAGCCTCCATGAGCCAAATCCTATCATGATGGCAGCGATGATTCCTCCTAAAAGTGGATTTCTAGTCTTCATATTTTGTTTTATGAAAGCAAGATAATAAAAAAACGCTCCTATTAAAAAATAGGAGCGTTTGAATATTGGGTTTTAATTAGAGGTTTTAAGCATTAAAATATTTTGAATTCCATATGGCTTTATTAAAGTTCTTTCCTTTAGCAAATGAGTAGTATAAAACCATACTAGCTACTGACTTAAACGTAAAGAAGAATATCAAGACAAATTGTACGCCGCTATTTTCTGGTGAAAAAATGCCTCCAGGAACTAGAGCGCTTATCAATAAGCTTACTAAAATAGTACTGACTATTAAATTTTCAAAACTTTTAAAGGACCATGCCCATACTTTTCTCCATGGACTTAAATCATTTCCCCATTTATGAATTAGGTAGAAATATCCATTACCTATAGGCGCAAAAAGTAAGGGGTCATCAGCATTTTCTAGTTTGAACATCTTTGATGGCGCTACTATTTTAAAACCACGTAAAGTAATTTTATGATCTTTCTCGATTTGCTTGATTTTACTTACCGCTTCTTGAGGAATCTCATTTTTGAAATACTTAGTATCTAAAAATCGTAAACGATAGTCTACACATATATCTCTAATTTGATCTATATGATATATGCGATCTGTTTCTAGTAGGTCAAGATTGAACTGGTTTCTAGGAGTAGGCTTTTGAGGGCTCTTCATGCGAGCCATTATAGCATCTTCCTTAAGTTGATCTTCTTCTAGAATTTTTGAAACTTGCTGTAAAATATCTACCTCTTGATACTTTTTATTTCTAGCTTTTTGAAGTTGTAGTTCAATATCTGTGCGCTCAAACATAAATTCCTATTTATTAGATATTTAAAATTATCGGATTTTTTTTAAATAAAAAACTCCTTTACACACTATGTCGTAAAGGAGTTGAAAAGCTATCAGTTAAAGAAAATTTTTAACGTAGTTCTACACCAGCTTGTTTTTCTAACTGTTGTTGTATTTTTTGCATTGCTTTATCGATTTGCTTATCAGTAAGTGTTTTCACCTCATCCTGGAGTAAAAAGCTTAAGGCATAAGATTTTTTACCTTTTGCAAGGTTTTTACCTTCATAAACATCAAATAACTGAACTTCTTTGAGTAACTTTTTCTCAGTTTGTATAGCAATATCGTGTAATTCTTTAAAACTAGTCTTATCGTCAACTAATAAGGCAAGATCTCGCTTTACAGCTGGAAATTTAGGAATAGCAGTAACTGTTTTACGTTCTTCTTTAACTAGTTTTAATACTTCATCCCAGTAAATATTTGCATAATGCACAGTAACATCGATGTCAAAAGATTTACATATTTTCTTTTTAACCACACCTAGATCTGCAATTTTTACACCGCTATTTAAAGATATTCCCTCACTTAAGAAATCCATTTTTGTAGGTTTTTCACTAATCGACGTTATGCCTAATCTGTTGAGAGCACTTATTACTACACCTTTTATGTAAAAGAAATCTGCCGTGCGCGATGGATTGTTCCAGCTTTGCTCATGGATAGCACCAGTAGTGATTAAGCTTAGATGCTTTTGCTCTGTAAATTGTCTTTCTTGATATTGATGGTAGGTATTACCATATTCAAACAATCTCAAATTCTCTTGTCTGCGATTAATATTATGAGCAACCGCTTCTAGTGCTCCATAAATCATGCTTTGACGCATTACACTTAAATCACTACTTAAAGGATTTAACATGCGTACTTCATTTTTAGGAGAAATTTGGTCTGTTAAGGTATGGTATTTATCTGAAGTTAGACTATTAGCCATCATTTCATAAAACCCTTGACCTGCAAGCTGTTGGGCGACTAGGTCTTGTAACTTATGATTATCTAATCTTGAACTTTTTGCAATACTAGCATTTAGTTTATCGCTTGTTTTTATGCGATCATAACCATAAACACGTAAGATTTCTTCAATAACATCTGCAGGTCTAGTCACATCATTACGGTAAGCAGGAATTGTCAGTCCTAGACCGGTTTCAGTAACATTATTCACATTGATATCTAATGTGCGTAAAATACTTTTAATTTCTTCTTTAGGGATTTCTTGACCTATCAAAGAGTTTACTTTTGAAAAAGGTAAGAATACCTGCTGATCTTCTATTTTCTGAGAGTAAACATCAGTAATGTCACTGCTTACTTCTCCACCTGCTGTTTCTATAATTAGTAAAGCGGCTCGTTTAAGAGCATATTCAGTAATATTAGGATCAATCCCACGTTCAAATCTAAAAGAGGCATCAGTATTAAATCCATGACGTTTTGCAGTTTTAC from Nonlabens arenilitoris harbors:
- the fsa gene encoding fructose-6-phosphate aldolase; translation: MKFFIDTANLDQIAEAQSMGVLDGVTTNPSLMAKEGITGSENILNHYKKICDIVDGHVSAEVISTDFDGMVKEGEALAAMNDQIVVKLPMIKDGVRACKYFSDKGIKTNVTLVFSPGQALLAAKAGATYVSPFIGRLDDISTDGLNLIAEIRMIYDNYGFETEILAASVRHTMHVIDCAKLGADVMTGPLSSIEGLLKHPLTDIGLAKFLADYNKGN
- a CDS encoding calcium/sodium antiporter, with translation MSIFYLIIGLVLLVIGGEFLVRSSVGLSLKLNLSRMIIGLTVVSFATSAPELIVSIQSALDGFSGLALGNVIGSNIANIALVLGATALIAPLAIDKDFFKFNWPWMMAFSILLYVLLLSDNNLVRWEGGVLVASIVVFLVLLIRRARKNPEAVDVEEELQEAKWWKIIMFLILGGIALWKGSEWLVEGAVDIAASLGIPESIIAVSMVAIGTSVPELAASIIAALKKEKAISLGNLIGSNIFNIGSVLGITALIQPIQIEEKGMGLLNNDIFWMLGIAFALLPLAFLPKAYNISRYKGILYLASYVLFLYLAFATLI
- a CDS encoding ABC-F family ATP-binding cassette domain-containing protein produces the protein MLSVSNLSVQFGKRILFDEVNAKFGGSNCYGIIGANGAGKSTFLKILTGQMEPTSGHVSLEAGKRMSVLEQNHNAYDDATVLDTVLQGNKPLYDLKKEIDALYADYTDENAERIGELQVQFEEMDGWNADSAAASLLSNLGIGEEYHYTLMGDMDNKLKVRVLLTQALFGNPDVLIMDEPTNDLDYETISWLEHFLANYENTVIVVSHDRHFLDAVCTHIADIDFGKVNQYSGNYTFWYESSQLAARQKAQANKKAEEKKKELQEFIARFSANVAKSKQATSRKKMIDKLNIEEIKPSSRRYPAIIFEREREAGDQILNVEKLAASIDGEVLFKDVNINLAKGDKVVVFSRDSRATTAFYEIINDKMKADSGSYMWGITTIQSYLPVDNAEFFDVDLNLVDWLRQYAQTEEEREEVHLRGFLGKMIFSGEEALKSAKVLSGGEKVRCMLSRMMMKRANVLIVDEPTNHLDLESIQALNNSLKNFKGTVMLTTHDHEFAQTVGNRVIELTPNGVIDRYTTFEEYMDDKAIKELRNKMYNS
- a CDS encoding SUMF1/EgtB/PvdO family nonheme iron enzyme, with protein sequence MSLFKKSIFPLFLLFVLVISCGPKPSNNDDIAIELEDTSIPPGTIKLTDNLYIDRVPVTNLMYSEFLDHLGNYWSEKKHEKMKTYPSYGLEADSVFQPYSGSTRLMIGATLDPKLMVTPKLTLGNYTSHPYYQWHPVVQVSQEKAELFCKWRTDMVNAVYGIRSKNENQRSQYPTKVLYRLPTEKEMIAAQNLLDKKLKLLTYQDEIYSYAGDFYKFRRIQDDYHMAIFEMRELSKNGPYLPIYKSLSYYETSELNTGFRCICEVTP
- a CDS encoding TlpA family protein disulfide reductase codes for the protein MTLYSLLSRKRNYLLISSLITGVILLSTSCKEDNSNAATYISGKIINPHKDFVTLKDFNGLIDTIPLAADGSFSKSYLSLKPGLYTFAHPGEYQSVFLSPGDSTILRLNTKAFDETLAFSGTHSKENNYLINLFVQIEKDDREFLNNYKLSHSDFKKVLDSITEARLLHLETIAKEHSFDPDFLCHADKVIKFSMWSKIERFPFVHYGKNDFLDSKELPASFYSYRKEFDLDDKSLLNNIAFRPYVNSLISNLAFTSLAEELGSGVLVNRSSLKYQKKRLAVIDSLFTRGIIKDIFASNITQHFIMNRKNANEINELVDVFTHMTDDAELKNRITTTASTYIKLDPGNEMPNIKIQNTLKDKMELSDRVKRLSVLFFWSDDEREYAIRVHDKIKDLRLKYPEIDFIGINLDDSEGNQWEEAYERYNFNPQMEYQILNTSPVTAQLALRNDNRSMVIDKNLTIIDPSINLFHYQIETTLLGYINR
- a CDS encoding AIR synthase related protein gives rise to the protein MSQDISKRYAQRGVSAGKEDVHNAIKNVDKGLFPQAFCKIVPDTLTGSSDHCLIMHADGAGTKSSLAYMYWKETGDISVWKGIAQDALIMNVDDLLCVGATDNILLSSTIGRNKNLIPGEVISAIINGTEELIADLKKHGVEIISTGGETADVGDLVRTIIVDSTVTARMKRSDVVDNANIEAGDVIVGLSSSGQATYETEYNGGMGSNGLTSARHDVFNKTLAQKFPESFDAAVPEDLVYSGSQNLTNPVEGSPLDAGKLVLSPTRTYAPIIKKILSDVNRADLHGMVHCSGGAQTKILHFVNDLHIIKDNMFELPPLFKMIQEESGTDWKEMYQVFNMGHRMELYVNESIAQQIIDISKSFNVDAQIIGRVEAANSKKLTIDSEFGIFEY
- a CDS encoding glutamine synthetase III gives rise to the protein MSTLRFNALKETLNRQPIEVNEPKRRSEIFGKNVFNKHAMRQHLTKQAYKSVIDAMENGTKISREVADHISTGMKEWSIQNGATHYTHWFQPLTGGTAEKHDAFFELEMDGEVIEKFGGGQLVQQEPDASSFPNGGIRNTFEARGYTAWDPTSPAFIMGTTLCIPTVFIAYTGEALDNKTPLLRSLQVVDQAATDVCKYFDKNVSKVIATLGWEQEYFLIDAALADSRPDLQLAGRTLLGHSSAKGQQLDDHYFGSIPSRVLNYMRDMETECMLLGIPVKTRHNEVAPNQFELAPIFEEANLAVDHNSLLMDVMRKVASRHNFKVLFHEKPFAGVNGSGKHNNWSLATNTGVNLLSPGSTPMKNLQFLTFFVNTIKAVHDNEELIRATIASASNDHRLGANEAPPAIISVFIGSQLTKVLDELEKVTDGKLSPEEKTDLKLNVVGKIPEVILDNTDRNRTSPFAFTGNKFELRAVGSTANCANPMTVLNAIVAQQLIEFKSEVDALIKDKKLKKDEAIFNVLREYIKQSKKIRFEGDGYGEAWEKEAKKRGLSNNKTTPTALKAKVSKKTIKLFEDLNIMSKIETESRYEIEVEEYAMRIQIEGRILGDIARNHVIPTAVKYQNRLIENVVGLKEIYGKEFKKVAKEQMILIEEISEHIEKINKGITEMTEARKKANNAKSAEDTAAQYCDKVKPYFDVIRYSCDKLELLVDDELWPLTKYRELLFTR